Proteins found in one Kwoniella bestiolae CBS 10118 chromosome 1, complete sequence genomic segment:
- a CDS encoding 40S ribosomal protein uS5, whose protein sequence is MAEAQAQGQRGGFGRGRGGAGGRGRRGPRRGGKKEEEKEWVPVTKLGRLVKDGKIKSLEEIYLFSLPVKEYQIVDLFLPALKDEVMSIKPVQKQTSAGQRTRFKAFVAVGDFDGHVGLGVKCAKEVATAIRGAIITAKLSITPVRRGYWGSHIAEPHTVPCKVSGKAGSVMCRLIPAPRGTGIVAAPASKRMLQMAGIQDCYTQSKGSTATQGNFLKATMAALSKTYQFQSPDLWAHVDVGKSPLDEYSAHLALAAKKAAAY, encoded by the exons ATGGCTgaagctcaagctcaaggaCAACGAGGTGGATTCGGtagaggacgaggtggtgccggtggaagaggacgacgaggtCCTAGACGAggtggaaagaaggaggaggagaaggagtg GGTCCCCGTCACCAAGCTCGGTCGACTCGTCAAGGACGGTAAGATCAAGTCCCTCGAGGAgatctacctcttctccctccccgtCAAGGAATACCAAATTGTAGACTTGTTCCTCCCCGCCCTCAAGGACGAGGTCATGTCCATCAAGCCCGTCCAAAAGCAAACTTCTGCTGGTCAACGAACTAGATTCAAGGCTTTCGTTGCTGTCGGTGACTTCGATGG CCACGTCGGTCTCGGTGTCAAGTGTGCCAAGGAAGTCGCTACCGCCATCCGAGGTGCCATCATCACCGCCAAGCTCTCCATCACCCCCGTCCGAAGAGGATACTGGGGTTCTCACATTGCTGAGCCTCACACTGTCCCATGCAAGGTTTCCGGTAAAGCTGGTTCCGTCATGTGTCGATTGATCCCTGCCC CCCGAGGTACCGGTATCGTCGCTGCCCCAGCTTCCAAGAGAATGTTGCAAATGGCCGGTATCCAAGATTGTTACA CCCAATCCAAGGGATCTACCGCCACCCAAGGAAACTTCTTGAAAGCTACCATGGCCGCCCTCTCCAAGACTTACCAATTCCAATCTCCCGATCTCTGGGCTCACGTTGACGTTGGTAAATCACCTTTGGACGAGTACTCTGCTCACCTCGCTCTTGCCGCTAAGAAGGCTGCTGCCTACTAA